In Methanosphaera sp. ISO3-F5, a genomic segment contains:
- a CDS encoding cysteine synthase family protein, translated as MNIDKLVGNTPMIKIDYEYEGKISSIYSKLEFYNYSGSIKDRIALYIIQKERENGNLSEGQSIVEVTSGNTGIAFSAIGALFGHDVHIFMPDWVSLERRKLIEMYGAHVHLVSKEEGGFKRALELAEDFANETGAYRPLQFDNELNVEAQYKTTGQEIIDELPGVNAFVSGIGTGGTLMGVGKRLKENNPSSKVFALEPSTLSILKMGMEEGSHMIEGIGDDFIPGIVDEDLIDDIVLIDDCDAINMAKLIAKEFGLGIGISGGANFLASVLMDDDDLRIATVFPDDNKKYITTKLSEDIDNKPGLFSNKIKLIGFEVL; from the coding sequence ATGAATATTGATAAGCTAGTTGGTAATACGCCAATGATTAAGATTGACTATGAATATGAAGGAAAAATAAGCAGCATATATTCTAAGCTTGAATTTTATAATTATTCTGGTAGTATAAAAGATAGGATTGCATTGTATATTATTCAGAAAGAACGTGAAAATGGTAATTTAAGCGAAGGTCAAAGTATTGTTGAAGTAACCAGTGGAAATACGGGTATAGCGTTCAGTGCTATTGGTGCACTTTTTGGACATGATGTTCATATTTTCATGCCAGATTGGGTGTCATTAGAAAGAAGAAAATTGATTGAAATGTATGGTGCACATGTACACCTAGTTTCTAAAGAAGAAGGCGGATTTAAAAGAGCACTTGAATTGGCTGAAGACTTTGCTAATGAAACAGGAGCATACAGGCCACTACAATTTGATAATGAATTAAATGTTGAGGCACAATATAAAACTACCGGTCAAGAAATCATAGATGAGTTACCTGGAGTGAATGCTTTTGTTTCTGGTATTGGGACTGGTGGAACTTTGATGGGTGTTGGAAAAAGATTGAAAGAAAACAATCCAAGTTCAAAAGTTTTTGCCTTGGAGCCTTCCACGTTATCTATTCTTAAAATGGGTATGGAAGAGGGCAGTCATATGATTGAAGGAATTGGTGATGATTTCATACCGGGCATAGTGGATGAGGATTTGATTGATGATATTGTTTTGATTGATGATTGTGATGCTATTAATATGGCTAAACTTATTGCTAAGGAGTTTGGGTTGGGTATTGGAATTTCTGGTGGTGCTAATTTCTTGGCTAGTGTTTTGATGGATGATGATGATTTAAGGATTGCCACTGTTTTTCCTGATGATAATAAGAAGTATATAACTACTAAGTTGTCTGAAGATATTGATAATAAGCCTGGTTTATTTTCAAACAAGATTAAACTGATTGGTTTCGAAGTGTTATGA
- the hdrB gene encoding CoB--CoM heterodisulfide reductase subunit B: MAYAYFLGCIMNNRYPGIEKSTRVMMDKLGVELADMEGASCCPAPGVFGSFDKETWATIAARNITIAEDMGAEILTECNGCFGSLHEANDLLKEDADLKGKVNASLSEVNREFKGSTGVRHFAEVLYNDVGLEKLAEVMEKDLNLNVAVHYGCHFLKPSDELQIDNPKNPKILDELVEVTGAKSVPYADKMMCCGAGGGLRARDKAVTTSFTKEKLDNMSAANVDAIVDVCPFCHMQFDVGQTEVNEQYGTNFAIPVLHLAQLYGLAMGLSPEELTLDKQVVDPTELVEKMNTPKEAAE, encoded by the coding sequence ATGGCATATGCTTATTTCTTAGGATGTATTATGAACAACAGATACCCTGGAATTGAAAAATCAACCAGAGTAATGATGGACAAATTAGGTGTAGAATTAGCAGATATGGAAGGAGCTTCCTGTTGTCCTGCACCAGGTGTATTCGGTTCTTTTGATAAAGAAACCTGGGCAACAATCGCAGCAAGAAACATAACAATTGCAGAAGATATGGGAGCAGAAATATTAACCGAATGTAACGGATGTTTCGGTTCACTCCACGAAGCTAACGACTTATTAAAAGAAGATGCAGACCTAAAAGGTAAAGTAAACGCATCACTCTCAGAAGTAAACCGTGAATTCAAAGGTTCAACCGGTGTAAGACACTTCGCAGAAGTATTATACAACGATGTAGGTCTAGAAAAACTTGCAGAAGTAATGGAAAAAGACTTAAACTTAAATGTTGCAGTACACTACGGATGCCACTTCTTAAAACCAAGTGATGAATTACAAATAGACAACCCTAAAAATCCAAAAATCTTAGATGAACTTGTAGAAGTTACTGGAGCTAAATCAGTACCATACGCAGACAAAATGATGTGTTGTGGAGCAGGTGGAGGTTTAAGAGCAAGAGACAAAGCTGTAACAACCAGTTTCACCAAAGAAAAATTAGACAACATGTCAGCAGCTAACGTAGATGCTATCGTAGATGTATGTCCATTCTGTCACATGCAATTCGATGTAGGACAAACTGAAGTTAACGAACAATACGGAACAAACTTTGCAATTCCTGTATTACACTTAGCTCAATTATACGGATTAGCAATGGGCTTATCACCAGAAGAATTAACACTTGACAAACAAGTAGTTGATCCTACTGAATTAGTTGAAAAAATGAACACACCTAAAGAAGCAGCAGAATAA
- a CDS encoding cytosine permease — protein MKNRTNLLTNAIIWFGVAISVSEIEAGIGIGNASTISSSWLPLILGHILGGILLFLVGYIGASLRTNAMEMTTKTFSKYGAKFFATLNVLQLVAWVAVLNAQGATAITSLNLPISFPTICIILAILIAIYVYIGLQRISKITTVVMIILTILLAALSIKLLNINPTSILPITQPINNNPLSFWNIFEISIAMPISWLPVISDYTKDAEKPLKATLISALAYTIASIWMYFIGIEIANIGPTVTIAQAILLANLGISGIIIIVISTVTTNFMAANSAGESAKVIYNKLNPKIVGIIVSAISAILAISGIMNYYINFLYLISSVFAPMAAVLLISYYCTKQENKTNNWYWNMFAWFAGFITYTLTGYVDSIVLGPTLLAIIVSGALTYLGILIKKQIKPGRVP, from the coding sequence ATGAAAAATCGCACAAATCTATTAACAAATGCAATAATATGGTTTGGAGTAGCAATATCAGTATCAGAAATAGAAGCAGGAATAGGAATAGGAAACGCATCCACAATAAGTTCATCATGGCTACCACTAATACTAGGACACATACTAGGAGGAATACTACTCTTCCTAGTAGGATACATCGGAGCATCATTACGAACAAATGCAATGGAAATGACAACAAAAACCTTCAGCAAATACGGAGCAAAATTTTTCGCAACACTAAACGTACTACAACTAGTAGCATGGGTCGCAGTACTAAACGCACAAGGAGCAACCGCAATAACCAGCCTAAATCTTCCAATATCATTCCCAACAATATGCATAATCCTAGCAATACTAATAGCAATATACGTATATATAGGCCTCCAACGCATATCCAAAATCACAACAGTAGTCATGATAATACTCACAATATTACTAGCAGCACTATCAATAAAATTATTAAACATAAACCCAACAAGCATATTACCAATAACACAACCGATAAACAACAACCCCCTAAGCTTCTGGAATATCTTTGAAATATCAATAGCCATGCCAATATCCTGGCTACCCGTAATATCAGACTACACCAAAGATGCTGAAAAACCACTTAAAGCAACATTAATATCAGCACTAGCATATACAATAGCAAGCATATGGATGTACTTTATAGGAATAGAAATTGCAAATATTGGACCAACAGTTACCATCGCACAAGCAATCCTACTAGCAAACCTGGGAATATCAGGAATAATAATCATAGTAATTTCCACAGTCACCACAAACTTCATGGCAGCAAATTCAGCAGGAGAATCTGCAAAAGTCATATATAATAAACTTAATCCCAAAATAGTAGGTATAATTGTTAGTGCAATAAGTGCCATACTCGCAATATCAGGTATAATGAATTACTATATTAATTTCTTATACCTTATATCATCAGTATTTGCACCAATGGCAGCAGTTCTATTAATTTCATATTACTGTACAAAACAAGAAAATAAAACAAATAATTGGTATTGGAACATGTTTGCATGGTTTGCCGGATTTATAACATATACACTAACAGGATATGTTGATTCAATAGTTCTAGGCCCTACATTACTAGCAATTATTGTATCAGGAGCATTAACTTATCTTGGAATACTAATTAAAAAACAGATAAAACCAGGCAGAGTACCCTAA
- a CDS encoding DUF749 family protein, with amino-acid sequence MQKFIVELIGVFTQKDLPEDYEKFVEYKATMLNREVSETDKIAVLKVKDTTSYQILFLDDYNSMDEIDKEIDETLDGKIYNFNIRKILEGHLNG; translated from the coding sequence ATGCAGAAATTTATTGTAGAATTAATTGGAGTATTTACTCAAAAAGACCTACCAGAAGATTATGAAAAATTTGTTGAATACAAAGCAACCATGTTAAACAGAGAAGTTTCCGAAACTGATAAAATAGCCGTATTAAAAGTTAAAGATACAACAAGTTACCAAATATTATTCCTAGATGACTATAACTCTATGGATGAAATAGATAAAGAAATTGATGAAACATTAGACGGTAAAATTTACAACTTTAACATTAGAAAAATATTAGAAGGTCATCTCAATGGCTAG
- a CDS encoding DUF2096 domain-containing protein, with protein MASQELQDPLEQRWVVLDHLLKILNKKYDVPSGVIKNLQYARSLTSFYLQDPTEPDRAKELPNIDSLLNNAETTLMGMAGMEGEDFVAEWEQKLLDASKGKEVFKQSKIQSKFIPGMPANFDFVRFNFKQPIHEERFIEICEYENVIIEFDDNDLSVFVFGENDNIQKALKEMAPFYAEQLSEI; from the coding sequence ATGGCTAGTCAAGAATTACAAGACCCGTTAGAACAGAGATGGGTTGTTCTTGATCATTTATTAAAAATTTTGAATAAAAAATATGATGTTCCCAGTGGAGTAATTAAAAATCTTCAATATGCCCGATCATTAACTAGCTTTTATCTTCAAGATCCTACAGAACCTGATCGTGCCAAGGAATTACCCAATATCGATTCATTACTCAATAATGCTGAAACAACTTTAATGGGTATGGCAGGTATGGAAGGAGAAGATTTTGTTGCTGAGTGGGAACAAAAGTTATTAGATGCTTCTAAAGGTAAAGAAGTTTTCAAGCAATCTAAGATTCAATCAAAATTTATACCTGGTATGCCAGCAAATTTTGATTTTGTAAGATTTAACTTCAAACAACCTATTCATGAGGAACGGTTCATAGAAATATGTGAATACGAAAATGTTATCATAGAATTTGATGATAATGATTTGTCCGTTTTTGTATTCGGCGAAAATGATAATATTCAAAAAGCATTAAAGGAGATGGCTCCTTTTTATGCTGAACAATTATCAGAAATATGA
- a CDS encoding metallophosphoesterase: MKILMITDIHSNPKKIYDYLDENSVDEIIVTGDVTEFGPEELFVDTLDKLTDYANVHALFGNCDPKNSPELLDKSKAINIHDNVSNINNIKLVGFGGSNPTPFDTTNEFSDEILYNELNKYSEELSSDSFTILVTHAPPLNTNADKIESGAHVGSSGIRQIIEETQPTLNLCGHVHESIGQDKIGNTTIINPGDASTGHACIIELNEDDIQNKNLNIQLITIE, encoded by the coding sequence ATGAAAATTTTGATGATTACTGATATTCATAGTAATCCTAAAAAAATATATGATTACTTAGATGAAAATTCTGTAGATGAAATAATAGTTACTGGTGATGTAACAGAGTTTGGTCCAGAAGAACTCTTCGTAGACACTTTGGATAAACTTACAGACTATGCTAATGTTCATGCATTATTTGGTAACTGTGATCCAAAGAATTCACCAGAATTACTTGACAAATCAAAAGCAATAAATATACATGACAATGTCTCAAACATAAACAATATAAAACTAGTAGGATTTGGTGGCTCAAACCCAACACCATTCGACACAACAAACGAATTCTCTGATGAAATATTATACAATGAATTAAATAAATACTCCGAAGAATTATCATCAGATTCTTTCACAATACTAGTAACACACGCACCACCACTAAACACAAACGCAGACAAAATAGAATCAGGAGCACACGTAGGAAGCAGTGGAATAAGACAAATAATAGAAGAAACACAACCAACACTAAACCTATGCGGACACGTACACGAATCAATAGGCCAAGATAAAATAGGAAACACCACAATAATAAATCCAGGAGACGCATCAACAGGACACGCATGTATAATAGAATTAAACGAAGATGATATCCAAAACAAAAACTTAAATATTCAATTAATAACCATAGAATGA
- a CDS encoding phenylacetate--CoA ligase, producing MSKFKEEDVYIFNPERECMSREDLKELQLRRLQKVVKYAYENVEFYKKLYDEAGVKPENIKTLEDIQKLPFITKDDLRKTYPFDLQAAPKEDWVEVHSTSGTTGIPTVAAYTQKDIEIWGECVARGLASVGVHKNDVVNVAYGFGLFTGGHGAQYGAQKIGALAVPMSSGNTQKQMNFLRDFPADFLCCTPSYALYLAESFEKEGIDPKTIPLRGGVYGAEMWTEEIRQKLENKFGISAQNIYGLTEVIGPGVSTECHIKDGMHIAEDHFYPEIIDPETLEALPEGEEGEIVFTSLTKTGMPVIRYRTKDLTSLNYDKCECGRTTVRMSRITGRSDDMLKVKGVIVFPKQIEEVIMKMDELSPAYQIIVSRPGTLDQIEVQVELDQANFTDSLINLATFKQTIAKKIKEAIGIGVKVTLAEPYSLPRSEGKAVRVIDQRDFS from the coding sequence ATGTCCAAATTTAAAGAAGAAGACGTATACATTTTTAACCCAGAAAGAGAATGCATGAGCAGAGAAGACCTAAAAGAACTACAATTAAGAAGATTACAGAAAGTAGTAAAATATGCATACGAAAACGTGGAATTCTACAAAAAACTATACGATGAAGCAGGAGTAAAACCAGAAAACATAAAAACACTAGAAGACATACAAAAACTACCATTCATAACAAAAGATGACCTAAGAAAAACATACCCATTCGACTTACAAGCAGCACCAAAAGAAGACTGGGTAGAAGTACATTCAACAAGTGGAACAACAGGAATTCCAACAGTAGCAGCATACACCCAAAAAGACATAGAAATCTGGGGAGAATGTGTGGCACGTGGACTAGCAAGTGTAGGAGTACATAAAAATGATGTAGTAAATGTAGCATATGGATTCGGATTATTCACTGGAGGACACGGAGCACAATACGGAGCACAAAAAATAGGAGCACTAGCAGTACCAATGTCCTCAGGAAACACCCAAAAACAAATGAACTTCCTCAGAGATTTCCCTGCAGATTTCCTCTGTTGCACACCATCATATGCACTATACTTAGCAGAATCCTTCGAAAAAGAAGGCATAGACCCAAAAACAATTCCACTACGGGGAGGAGTATATGGGGCAGAAATGTGGACTGAAGAAATCAGACAAAAACTAGAGAATAAGTTCGGCATATCCGCACAAAACATTTACGGTTTAACAGAAGTAATAGGCCCTGGAGTGTCAACAGAATGTCATATTAAAGATGGAATGCACATCGCAGAAGATCATTTTTACCCAGAAATAATTGATCCTGAAACATTAGAAGCACTACCTGAGGGTGAAGAAGGAGAAATAGTATTCACTTCACTTACAAAAACAGGAATGCCTGTAATAAGATACAGAACAAAAGATTTAACTTCATTAAACTATGATAAATGTGAATGTGGAAGAACAACAGTACGTATGAGTAGAATTACTGGACGTAGCGATGACATGCTTAAAGTTAAAGGAGTAATTGTATTCCCTAAACAAATTGAAGAAGTCATTATGAAAATGGATGAACTATCTCCAGCATATCAAATAATAGTATCAAGACCAGGTACACTTGACCAAATAGAAGTACAAGTGGAACTTGACCAAGCCAACTTTACAGATTCATTAATTAACTTAGCTACTTTCAAACAAACTATAGCTAAGAAAATCAAGGAAGCAATTGGTATTGGTGTTAAAGTAACATTAGCAGAACCATACTCCTTACCAAGAAGTGAAGGAAAAGCAGTAAGAGTAATTGATCAAAGAGATTTTAGTTAG
- a CDS encoding acetolactate synthase, producing the protein MAIKQLSVFLENKQGRLWKALNTLKTENIDIRALSIADTSDFGILRIIVSDTKKAKEALEKEFAVSIADVLAIEVEDQPGGLEAALLLLNDNNVNVEYIYAFVEKKTSKALVVLRTEDNELSLSLLKDNGFSVVEDEAYTI; encoded by the coding sequence ATGGCAATAAAACAATTATCAGTATTTTTAGAAAACAAACAAGGAAGACTTTGGAAAGCATTAAACACATTAAAAACAGAAAACATTGATATAAGAGCATTATCTATTGCAGATACATCCGATTTTGGTATATTGAGGATAATAGTATCTGATACTAAGAAAGCTAAAGAAGCACTTGAAAAAGAGTTTGCAGTAAGTATTGCAGATGTACTTGCAATTGAGGTTGAAGATCAGCCGGGTGGATTGGAAGCAGCTCTGTTATTATTAAATGATAATAATGTTAATGTTGAATATATTTATGCTTTTGTTGAAAAGAAAACTTCAAAAGCATTGGTTGTTCTAAGAACAGAGGATAATGAGTTATCGTTATCTTTATTAAAAGATAATGGTTTTTCAGTTGTTGAAGATGAAGCATATACAATATAA